A section of the Streptomyces sp. NBC_00178 genome encodes:
- a CDS encoding FGGY family carbohydrate kinase gives MGIVAGLDSSSAFSHIVVCDTDTGAVLRQGYAAHPVEAKASEVDPQAWLLSLGEAASGGLLEGVQAIGVSAQQHGLVPLDGQGNLVRPALLGNDRRAQAAAADLVDGLGGRQAWAEAVGAVPQAAQPVAKLRWLARTEPENARRVASVLQPHDWLVWQLLGRPARRTTDRGAASGTGYWSAGSGSYRPDLVELALGHQAALPEVLGPAESAGTTPEGLLISAGTGETMAAAFGLGVAVGDAVVSLGASGSVMAVHHEALADPTGMITSFADATGMHLPVVSTSNAVRALRGTAEMLDVDGLDALSALAMKSTPGASGLVLLPYLEGERTPHLPHTAGTLSGLRRESMKPEHLARAAFEGMLCSLADALDVLRGRGVEVRRVFLLGAAAELPAVQALAPALFGTQVVVPQPAQYGALGAARQAAWALGVSQGTLDPRTPPAWHGAAAQVLEPGDELAVGRAVRQQYGATRDQIHPGAFDTTV, from the coding sequence ATGGGCATAGTCGCCGGCTTGGACAGTTCCTCCGCCTTCTCACACATCGTCGTCTGCGACACGGACACCGGTGCGGTGCTGCGGCAGGGGTACGCCGCGCATCCCGTGGAGGCCAAGGCCTCCGAGGTGGATCCGCAGGCGTGGCTGCTCTCACTCGGTGAGGCGGCCTCCGGAGGGCTGCTCGAAGGCGTGCAGGCGATCGGTGTGTCCGCGCAGCAGCACGGCCTGGTGCCGCTGGACGGCCAGGGCAACCTCGTGCGTCCCGCGCTGCTCGGCAACGACCGGCGGGCGCAGGCCGCGGCGGCCGATCTGGTCGACGGGCTCGGCGGACGGCAGGCTTGGGCCGAGGCCGTCGGAGCCGTGCCGCAGGCCGCGCAGCCGGTGGCGAAGCTGCGCTGGCTGGCGCGGACCGAGCCGGAGAACGCGCGGCGGGTCGCCTCCGTCCTGCAGCCGCACGACTGGCTGGTGTGGCAGCTGCTCGGCAGGCCCGCCCGGCGTACGACCGACCGGGGTGCCGCGTCCGGCACCGGCTACTGGTCCGCCGGCTCCGGGTCCTACCGTCCCGATCTCGTGGAGCTCGCGCTCGGCCACCAGGCCGCGCTGCCCGAGGTGCTCGGCCCGGCCGAATCCGCGGGGACGACTCCGGAGGGGCTGCTGATCTCGGCGGGCACCGGCGAGACGATGGCGGCGGCCTTCGGGCTGGGTGTGGCCGTGGGGGACGCGGTGGTCTCGCTCGGTGCCTCCGGTTCGGTGATGGCCGTGCACCACGAGGCGCTGGCCGATCCGACGGGGATGATCACCTCGTTCGCCGACGCGACCGGGATGCACCTGCCGGTGGTGTCCACGTCCAACGCGGTGCGCGCGCTGCGCGGGACCGCCGAGATGCTCGACGTGGACGGCCTGGACGCGCTGTCCGCGCTGGCCATGAAGTCGACGCCGGGTGCCTCGGGGCTGGTGCTGCTGCCGTACCTGGAGGGTGAGCGCACCCCGCACCTGCCGCACACGGCCGGGACCCTGAGCGGGCTGCGCCGTGAGTCGATGAAGCCCGAGCACCTGGCGCGGGCCGCGTTCGAGGGCATGCTGTGCTCGCTGGCCGACGCGCTGGACGTGCTGCGCGGCAGGGGCGTGGAGGTGCGGCGGGTGTTCCTGCTGGGCGCCGCGGCCGAGCTGCCCGCCGTGCAGGCGCTGGCTCCGGCGCTGTTCGGGACGCAGGTCGTCGTGCCGCAGCCCGCGCAGTACGGGGCGCTGGGAGCCGCCCGGCAGGCGGCGTGGGCGCTCGGGGTGTCGCAGGGCACGCTCGACCCGCGCACTCCCCCGGCCTGGCACGGCGCCGCGGCGCAGGTGCTGGAGCCGGGCGACGAGCTCGCCGTGGGCCGCGCCGTGCGCCAGCAGTACGGGGCGACCCGGGACCAGATCCACCCCGGGGCGTTCGACACGACCGTCTGA
- a CDS encoding golvesin C-terminal-like domain-containing protein, with product MLSGTLFTTSAGAAEPSAPSAPAAVAAPATSNPTSVPASERSALLGEQWKSSQDVAWTTSGDADGFHLLTATGSSGYAWKTLATLAEPGFDADAWIGNACVTGTGHHAVVVYAPRTFTNKPELMARGGFTAVVNLTTGAVRKLPVLSSLSYYNPGCGNGDAAVLTQSGSEARPGTRLLRLDARTGRTAPPTTVKGQVTSAVPGPGTTTLAARGAQVISLDAKGHVSTVTRTDSVPFRLAPDADGGLLYLDHRGATATARHLGAGALKRPDATTARPVQVAVGPLSRLGVTRSRDTVYVTGPSRAPRTAAPAGVARAPEAGKDAQVSTLGSALVSHQRWADGKGTLLQPGESTAGRPVDLDLTVRDSGRTRTLRAVTAKVSSRHSAEGRSLSPGIRTSAAPRTGGSAAAGRTAAAVAAASSPSDPVEDERTCSVPRNDPGNQAMQPKPRQVEWAVDQAVQGYLNTHISRPANWQNLGMPAYSPQSLFLNPALDGGGRAMAQVMLGVTTQESNMWQAARSAVPGVTANPLIGNYYGIDLYDGDSANDWDVDFAEADCGYGITQVTDHMRMAGREDGHGGAAWDYQKQRAAALDYTANIAAGLQILVSKWNETRAAGMIANHGTSGRPENWYFALWAYNSGFHANEGNGAPWGLGWANNPANPEWDAGRLPFMENAAGGEDASAAARPQNWPYQEKVLGFAAHPPSFLESPGVMVAAFRPATWNGTNESVSTKGSAFYNRAHLKAPEDAFCEPTSNDCFPGRISDSASNDNGSSGPCGREDFMCWWHKPVTWKADCVDTCGYEFIRFSTSMGEEPNGTAYPPACTTAGLPSGALIVDDVPQGTAVHRPGCDNSGWTSKGSFSFDFGNNGSESVYPSKVDLHQLGAGFGSHFWFGHTRQDDAKGNRLKITGSWKLNQTLDKDARVWVHLPDHGAQTKQAEYQIKTKNGWSTKTVSQPGSTNRWVSLGAYRTKGITPEVRLSTITADGTGDEDIAFDAVAFEPGNWSTTPDIVIPDAVEDAPDPEWEDTDRQKQPAPDGVTSVSRLAATPKETCRDTDHKGTRQCITLDPDIDQYATPEQQRSLDRAAALDTPLVSWCDNADVSGYTLTRREGCHKLAVLIRWEHDGKTVGTAVFMVRQEILLENKAASREKLFMGALSIDTTLGPVTLDYWDATCSPNCDTTYNGTWSGPTVWEPVVDTHWVSATRTFTWKTPVSGTTEEFDRGTFLGFTSAAAAAAGAVKLKEPSWVFWGQVRCDNSVNVSNSTGCIFPKHVPTWETNTKRYPAAATYYWVMREELSTHPGSRSRGKPMHRLADTAAQEYNRNTICRKTGPGAFVPHGDATPDAKGEVQCDEFPFAAAKESGGQWLPVRSGGVCAQLYAKQQPDDTWRLFDDDNYDPPSWNEPCGRASMAGKQNMDAGRGPGLSGFYTKARVADGDAFYMDVPGVEGCTLTDVCTVRPPA from the coding sequence ATGCTGAGCGGAACCCTTTTCACCACCTCCGCGGGAGCGGCCGAGCCATCGGCACCGTCCGCCCCCGCGGCCGTGGCCGCGCCCGCGACCTCGAACCCCACCTCCGTGCCCGCGTCGGAACGCTCCGCGCTCCTCGGTGAGCAGTGGAAGTCCTCCCAGGACGTCGCGTGGACGACGAGCGGGGACGCCGACGGCTTCCATCTGCTGACCGCGACCGGCTCCTCCGGCTACGCGTGGAAGACCCTGGCCACCCTCGCCGAACCGGGCTTCGACGCGGACGCCTGGATCGGCAACGCGTGTGTGACCGGAACGGGTCATCACGCCGTCGTCGTCTACGCGCCGCGCACCTTCACCAACAAGCCGGAGCTGATGGCCCGCGGCGGCTTCACCGCCGTGGTGAACCTGACCACGGGCGCGGTGCGCAAACTGCCCGTCCTCTCCTCGCTCTCCTACTACAACCCCGGCTGCGGCAACGGCGACGCCGCGGTGCTGACCCAGTCCGGCAGCGAGGCGCGTCCCGGTACCCGCCTGTTGCGCCTGGACGCGCGCACCGGCCGCACCGCCCCGCCCACCACGGTGAAGGGGCAGGTCACCTCCGCGGTCCCGGGCCCCGGAACCACCACCCTCGCGGCGCGCGGCGCCCAGGTGATCTCCCTCGACGCGAAGGGGCACGTCAGCACCGTCACCCGCACCGACAGCGTCCCCTTCCGCCTGGCCCCGGACGCCGACGGCGGTCTGCTCTACCTGGACCACCGGGGCGCCACCGCCACGGCGCGTCACCTCGGCGCCGGGGCACTGAAGCGCCCGGACGCCACGACGGCACGGCCGGTCCAGGTGGCCGTCGGTCCGCTGAGCCGGCTCGGAGTGACCCGCAGCCGCGACACCGTCTACGTGACGGGGCCCAGCCGGGCCCCGCGGACGGCCGCCCCCGCAGGCGTGGCGCGTGCCCCGGAGGCCGGCAAGGACGCCCAGGTGTCCACGCTGGGTTCCGCGCTCGTCTCCCACCAGCGGTGGGCCGACGGCAAGGGCACCCTGCTCCAGCCCGGCGAGAGCACGGCCGGCCGGCCCGTCGACCTCGACCTGACGGTCCGGGACTCGGGCCGCACCCGGACGCTCCGGGCCGTCACCGCCAAGGTGTCCTCCCGGCACTCGGCCGAGGGACGCTCCCTCTCCCCGGGCATACGGACCTCCGCCGCGCCCCGGACCGGCGGATCCGCCGCGGCCGGGCGGACGGCGGCAGCCGTAGCGGCGGCGAGCTCGCCGAGCGACCCGGTGGAGGACGAGCGGACCTGCTCGGTGCCCCGCAACGACCCGGGTAACCAGGCCATGCAGCCGAAGCCCCGTCAGGTGGAGTGGGCCGTCGACCAGGCGGTGCAGGGTTACCTGAACACCCACATCTCGCGTCCGGCGAACTGGCAGAACCTGGGCATGCCCGCGTACAGCCCCCAGAGCCTCTTCCTGAACCCCGCCCTCGACGGCGGCGGACGGGCCATGGCGCAGGTCATGCTGGGCGTGACCACGCAGGAGTCGAACATGTGGCAGGCGGCCCGCTCGGCCGTGCCCGGGGTCACCGCGAACCCGCTGATCGGCAACTACTACGGCATCGACCTCTACGACGGCGACAGCGCCAACGACTGGGACGTCGACTTCGCGGAGGCGGACTGCGGTTACGGCATCACGCAGGTCACGGACCACATGCGGATGGCCGGCCGCGAGGACGGTCACGGCGGTGCCGCCTGGGACTACCAGAAGCAGCGTGCCGCAGCGCTCGACTACACCGCGAACATCGCCGCCGGCCTGCAGATCCTCGTCTCCAAGTGGAACGAGACCCGGGCCGCGGGCATGATCGCCAACCATGGGACCAGCGGCCGTCCCGAGAACTGGTACTTCGCCCTGTGGGCGTACAACTCGGGCTTCCACGCCAATGAGGGCAACGGGGCTCCCTGGGGGCTCGGCTGGGCCAACAACCCCGCCAACCCGGAGTGGGACGCGGGGCGCCTGCCCTTCATGGAGAACGCCGCGGGCGGCGAGGACGCGAGCGCCGCGGCCCGGCCGCAGAACTGGCCGTACCAGGAGAAGGTGCTGGGCTTCGCCGCCCATCCGCCGTCCTTCCTCGAGTCGCCCGGCGTGATGGTGGCGGCCTTCCGCCCCGCCACCTGGAACGGCACGAACGAGAGCGTCTCCACCAAGGGCAGCGCCTTCTACAACCGCGCCCATCTGAAGGCGCCCGAGGACGCGTTCTGCGAGCCGACGTCCAACGACTGCTTCCCCGGCCGCATCTCCGACAGCGCGTCCAACGACAACGGCTCCTCGGGTCCGTGCGGGCGCGAGGACTTCATGTGCTGGTGGCACAAGCCGGTCACCTGGAAGGCCGACTGCGTCGACACCTGCGGCTACGAGTTCATCCGCTTCTCGACCAGCATGGGTGAGGAGCCGAACGGCACCGCCTACCCGCCGGCCTGCACCACCGCGGGGCTGCCGTCCGGCGCGCTGATCGTCGACGACGTGCCGCAGGGCACCGCGGTCCACCGTCCGGGGTGCGACAACAGCGGCTGGACCAGCAAGGGCTCCTTCTCCTTCGACTTCGGCAACAACGGAAGCGAGAGCGTCTATCCCTCCAAGGTCGACCTCCACCAGCTGGGCGCCGGCTTCGGAAGCCACTTCTGGTTCGGTCACACCCGCCAGGACGACGCCAAGGGCAACCGCCTGAAGATCACCGGCAGCTGGAAGCTGAACCAGACGCTCGACAAGGACGCCAGGGTGTGGGTGCACCTGCCCGACCACGGCGCGCAGACGAAACAGGCCGAGTACCAGATCAAGACCAAGAACGGCTGGTCCACGAAGACCGTCTCCCAGCCCGGGAGCACGAACCGCTGGGTCAGCCTCGGCGCCTACCGCACCAAGGGCATCACACCGGAGGTCAGACTCAGCACCATCACCGCGGACGGCACCGGCGACGAGGACATCGCGTTCGACGCCGTCGCCTTCGAGCCCGGGAACTGGAGCACCACGCCCGACATCGTCATCCCCGACGCCGTCGAGGACGCCCCCGATCCGGAGTGGGAGGACACCGACCGCCAGAAGCAGCCCGCACCCGACGGGGTGACCTCGGTGTCCAGGCTGGCCGCGACGCCGAAGGAGACCTGCCGGGACACCGACCACAAGGGCACCCGGCAGTGCATCACGCTGGACCCGGACATCGACCAGTACGCCACCCCTGAGCAGCAGAGGTCGCTGGACCGGGCGGCCGCTCTGGACACGCCGCTGGTCTCCTGGTGCGACAACGCCGACGTCTCCGGCTACACGCTCACCCGACGGGAAGGCTGCCACAAACTGGCCGTGCTGATCCGCTGGGAGCACGACGGCAAGACCGTCGGCACGGCCGTGTTCATGGTGCGTCAGGAGATCCTCCTGGAGAACAAGGCGGCCTCCCGCGAGAAGCTCTTCATGGGCGCCCTGTCCATCGACACGACGCTGGGCCCGGTGACCCTGGACTACTGGGACGCCACCTGTTCCCCGAACTGCGACACGACGTACAACGGGACGTGGAGCGGTCCGACCGTGTGGGAGCCGGTGGTGGACACGCACTGGGTGTCGGCCACCCGGACCTTCACGTGGAAGACGCCGGTCTCCGGTACGACGGAGGAGTTCGACCGCGGCACCTTCCTCGGCTTCACCTCCGCCGCGGCGGCAGCCGCCGGCGCGGTGAAGCTCAAGGAACCGAGCTGGGTGTTCTGGGGTCAGGTCAGGTGCGACAACTCCGTCAACGTGTCCAACTCGACGGGCTGCATCTTCCCGAAGCACGTGCCCACCTGGGAGACGAACACCAAGCGGTACCCGGCGGCGGCCACCTACTACTGGGTGATGCGGGAGGAGTTGTCGACCCACCCGGGCAGCCGGTCGCGGGGGAAGCCGATGCACCGCCTGGCGGACACCGCCGCCCAGGAGTACAACCGCAACACGATCTGCCGGAAGACGGGCCCGGGTGCCTTCGTCCCGCACGGCGACGCCACACCCGACGCCAAGGGTGAGGTCCAGTGCGACGAGTTCCCGTTCGCCGCGGCCAAGGAGAGCGGTGGCCAGTGGCTTCCGGTACGCAGTGGCGGCGTGTGCGCCCAGTTGTACGCCAAGCAGCAGCCGGACGACACCTGGCGTCTCTTCGACGACGACAACTACGACCCGCCGTCCTGGAACGAGCCCTGCGGCCGGGCCAGCATGGCCGGCAAGCAGAACATGGACGCCGGCCGGGGTCCCGGCCTGTCCGGGTTCTACACGAAGGCGCGCGTCGCTGACGGCGACGCCTTCTACATGGACGTACCGGGTGTCGAAGGCTGCACCCTGACCGACGTCTGCACCGTGCGTCCGCCGGCCTAG
- a CDS encoding YtxH domain-containing protein, protein MRYRLTFIAGVALGYVLGTRAGRERYEQLKKSAQRLAENPAVRSAAESAAHGGREFAGKAYHSVSEKVGDRVPVSVSDRVRSLKERSGQNGSDDWGTTNT, encoded by the coding sequence ATGCGGTACCGGCTCACGTTCATCGCCGGAGTGGCCCTCGGTTACGTGCTCGGCACGCGAGCCGGGCGCGAGCGTTACGAGCAGCTGAAGAAGTCGGCGCAGCGGCTCGCCGAGAATCCGGCGGTGCGCAGCGCGGCGGAGTCCGCCGCGCACGGTGGCCGGGAGTTCGCCGGCAAGGCCTACCACTCGGTGAGCGAGAAGGTGGGGGACAGGGTGCCCGTCTCCGTCTCCGACCGGGTGCGCTCGCTGAAGGAGCGCAGCGGCCAGAACGGCTCCGACGACTGGGGCACGACCAACACCTGA